From one Flavobacterium sp. N502536 genomic stretch:
- the rnpA gene encoding ribonuclease P protein component — protein MNFTYPKNERLKSKTTIGLLFSEGKSVSKYPLRLVYRPAEEHSEEKIKMGVSVSKKYFKKAVDRNYFKRVLRETYRLNKHLLLDNIQEPYSLMFFYQSKDRLSYAEINTKTIQLFEKFLQQVNKSPDSENKTEL, from the coding sequence ATGAACTTCACTTACCCTAAAAATGAACGCTTAAAGAGCAAAACGACAATAGGTTTACTGTTTTCCGAAGGGAAATCGGTTTCGAAATATCCCTTGCGTTTGGTTTATCGTCCGGCGGAAGAGCATTCAGAAGAAAAAATCAAAATGGGGGTTTCGGTATCTAAGAAATACTTTAAAAAAGCCGTTGACCGCAATTACTTCAAGCGTGTTTTAAGAGAAACCTATCGTTTAAACAAACATTTACTTTTGGATAACATTCAGGAGCCTTATTCCCTGATGTTTTTTTATCAAAGCAAAGACCGATTGTCTTATGCAGAAATCAACACCAAGACCATTCAGCTGTTTGAGAAATTCCTGCAACAGGTAAACAAAAGCCCTGATTCTGAAAATAAAACAGAATTGTAA
- a CDS encoding DUF4349 domain-containing protein, with the protein MRYIFFLFLLFLGFSSCGKNEEASADMMISAVKLPAKNESAAASEKQYDPATSAEAGAPEISQKIIKQASLRFETNDLEDTFKQIQTAITANKASIQNDSEGKEYDNIYRTLTIRVPSANFDSFITAVSKGVSYFEQKEISAENVTEQYIDLTSRLNTKRKLEARYLEILQKATKISEILEIEKQISAIREEIEAKEGQLKYLESRVSESTVTISFYKTVAQKQGVKISYGSKIWAAIQSGFFSLSDFLISIISVWPFIIVFCVLVYFIRKRFKRKKI; encoded by the coding sequence ATGCGCTATATTTTCTTTTTATTCCTGCTTTTTTTAGGCTTTTCGAGTTGTGGTAAAAATGAGGAGGCTTCTGCCGATATGATGATTAGTGCCGTCAAGCTTCCTGCAAAAAATGAATCCGCTGCAGCGTCAGAAAAACAATACGACCCCGCTACTTCAGCTGAAGCAGGTGCTCCGGAGATTTCACAAAAAATTATCAAACAGGCTTCTCTTCGATTTGAAACCAATGATTTAGAAGATACTTTCAAACAAATTCAAACTGCAATTACAGCCAACAAAGCCAGCATTCAGAATGATTCGGAAGGAAAAGAGTACGACAACATTTACAGAACCTTAACGATTAGAGTTCCCAGCGCAAACTTTGACTCTTTTATAACTGCGGTTTCTAAGGGGGTTTCGTATTTTGAACAAAAAGAAATCTCTGCAGAAAATGTCACCGAACAGTACATTGACTTAACTTCGCGATTAAATACAAAACGTAAACTCGAAGCCCGCTACTTAGAGATTCTGCAAAAAGCCACAAAAATTAGTGAAATACTCGAAATTGAAAAACAGATTTCGGCTATCCGTGAAGAAATTGAAGCCAAAGAAGGTCAGCTAAAATATCTCGAAAGCCGTGTTTCAGAAAGCACAGTAACGATCTCATTTTACAAAACTGTTGCTCAAAAACAAGGCGTTAAGATTTCGTATGGTTCTAAAATATGGGCCGCCATTCAGTCCGGTTTTTTCAGCCTGTCCGATTTTTTAATTTCAATTATTAGTGTCTGGCCATTTATTATAGTATTTTGCGTATTGGTCTACTTTATTAGAAAAAGATTTAAAAGAAAAAAAATATAA
- a CDS encoding S41 family peptidase, with protein sequence MYPYFKKKFIIPAVAAGFLFVGTSFKDDFFEIAKQIEIFTTLFKAVNTNYVDETNPGDLMDKAIKSMLGSLDPYTVYFNEQDVVNFKINNTGEYTGIGALISRKKDRLIVREPYKNYPADKAGLKAGDEIIQIGDVMIADFKDDASQLLKGTKNTKINIKYLRQGKTFTTELVLDEVDIKSVPFYGKIDAKTGYIVLAHFSRKASNEVKDALEKLKADGATQIVLDLRGNPGGLLNEAIDICNLFVPKNEVIVTTKSRIEKHNNTYKTTKEPIDTEIPLAILVNGRSASASEIVSGALQDLDRAVILGSRSFGKGLVQRSVDLTYGTQLKVTISRYYTPSGRCIQALDYAHKDKNGVAQKTDAKNFNAFKTRKGRTVYDGGGVLPDIELDETKMSPITTALLKNDGIFDYATTYYYKNPNLGDKTPVLTDADYSSFKQYLKANKISFDTETEVALKNTLNAAKNEKIDETIAPEYQQLLAALEKSESTLLDKNQKEIRNLIQEELIKRYQYQEGLYQYYIKNNSEIKKAVNVLNNQTEYKTILKM encoded by the coding sequence ATGTATCCTTATTTCAAGAAGAAATTCATCATACCTGCTGTTGCTGCAGGGTTTTTATTTGTCGGAACCAGTTTCAAAGACGATTTTTTTGAAATTGCCAAACAAATCGAAATTTTTACCACGTTGTTCAAAGCGGTAAATACCAATTATGTCGACGAAACCAACCCGGGTGACCTGATGGACAAGGCCATTAAAAGCATGTTGGGAAGTCTCGATCCTTATACCGTTTATTTCAACGAACAGGATGTTGTTAATTTCAAAATCAACAACACAGGCGAATATACCGGAATCGGAGCTTTGATTTCGAGAAAAAAAGACCGTCTAATTGTACGCGAACCTTATAAAAACTATCCTGCCGACAAAGCCGGATTGAAAGCCGGAGACGAAATCATTCAGATTGGTGATGTTATGATCGCCGATTTTAAGGATGATGCCTCGCAATTACTGAAAGGAACTAAAAACACTAAAATTAATATCAAATACCTGCGTCAGGGAAAAACCTTCACTACCGAATTGGTTTTGGATGAAGTAGATATTAAATCGGTTCCGTTTTACGGAAAGATTGATGCCAAAACCGGATACATTGTTCTGGCGCACTTTAGCCGAAAAGCTTCCAACGAAGTAAAAGACGCCCTGGAAAAACTTAAAGCAGACGGCGCGACTCAAATAGTACTTGATTTAAGAGGAAATCCGGGTGGTTTGCTCAACGAAGCCATAGATATCTGTAATTTATTTGTTCCGAAGAACGAAGTTATTGTGACTACAAAATCACGTATCGAAAAACACAACAATACCTATAAAACGACTAAAGAGCCTATTGATACTGAGATTCCTTTGGCCATTTTGGTAAACGGACGAAGCGCCTCAGCCTCCGAAATTGTTTCAGGAGCTTTACAGGATTTAGACCGTGCTGTGATTTTGGGAAGCCGCAGTTTCGGAAAAGGTTTGGTACAGCGTTCTGTTGATCTGACTTACGGGACTCAGTTAAAAGTTACGATCTCACGTTATTACACGCCTTCCGGCCGTTGTATTCAGGCTTTGGATTATGCGCATAAAGATAAAAATGGTGTCGCTCAAAAAACCGATGCTAAAAATTTCAATGCTTTTAAAACCCGAAAAGGAAGAACCGTTTATGATGGTGGTGGTGTTTTACCGGATATCGAACTGGACGAAACCAAAATGAGTCCGATTACAACAGCCTTGCTAAAAAATGACGGGATCTTTGATTATGCCACAACGTATTATTACAAAAATCCAAACTTAGGCGATAAAACACCTGTTTTGACGGATGCTGATTACAGCAGTTTCAAGCAATATCTAAAAGCCAACAAAATTAGCTTTGATACAGAAACAGAGGTGGCCCTGAAAAACACGCTGAATGCCGCCAAAAATGAAAAAATAGACGAAACTATTGCTCCGGAATACCAGCAATTACTAGCTGCTTTGGAGAAAAGTGAGAGTACGCTGCTTGATAAAAATCAAAAGGAAATTAGAAACCTGATACAGGAAGAACTGATTAAGAGATACCAATATCAGGAAGGTTTGTATCAGTATTACATTAAAAACAATTCAGAAATTAAAAAAGCAGTAAATGTATTAAATAACCAGACTGAGTACAAAACGATTTTAAAAATGTAA
- a CDS encoding OmpA family protein, with amino-acid sequence MKLCRALFLFLIYNLSAQQKPIETIYFEFDRFDLTPKQTEIVNRFIKSIDSSKVESVQIYGYCDDRGNDEYNFRLSNNRASTIQNMLIKAGFNQGKIVILEGKGRVVVRPDTVENLHETRSRNRRVDLIAVKKNSFGKGIYNSFPNKLKIGDKVFLDNILFDIGSSKLTTNSKKELDKVAIILEKQKGLKFEIRGHVCCTPDIYSDGIDRATNERRLSWNRAKTVFYYLSSKKISKNRMTYQGCGNKYPLGKGDNLDRRVEFLITKL; translated from the coding sequence ATGAAGCTTTGTAGAGCCCTATTTCTGTTTCTTATTTACAATTTATCGGCACAGCAAAAACCCATTGAAACTATTTATTTCGAATTTGACAGGTTCGATCTTACTCCAAAACAAACCGAAATTGTAAACCGTTTTATTAAAAGTATCGACTCCTCTAAAGTAGAGTCGGTACAAATATATGGCTATTGTGATGATCGCGGAAATGACGAATACAATTTCCGTTTGTCTAACAATCGCGCAAGCACTATCCAGAACATGTTGATTAAAGCGGGATTCAATCAGGGTAAAATTGTAATTCTGGAAGGAAAAGGGCGTGTTGTTGTACGGCCCGACACTGTCGAAAACCTGCACGAAACCCGCTCCCGAAACAGACGCGTCGATTTGATAGCCGTTAAGAAAAACAGTTTTGGAAAAGGAATTTACAACTCGTTCCCTAACAAGCTAAAAATTGGCGACAAAGTTTTCTTAGACAATATACTGTTTGATATTGGAAGTTCAAAACTGACCACCAATTCTAAAAAGGAATTAGACAAGGTTGCCATAATCTTAGAAAAGCAAAAAGGTCTAAAATTTGAAATTAGGGGGCACGTTTGCTGCACCCCCGACATTTATAGTGACGGAATCGACAGGGCCACCAACGAAAGAAGACTTTCCTGGAACCGCGCCAAAACTGTATTCTATTATCTGAGTTCCAAAAAAATCTCCAAGAACCGAATGACCTACCAAGGTTGTGGTAACAAATATCCGCTAGGAAAAGGCGACAATCTCGATCGCCGTGTTGAGTTTTTGATTACGAAGCTTTAG
- a CDS encoding peptidase domain-containing ABC transporter: protein MPSFQFKHQHDKMDCGPACLSMIASYYGKNYSLKYLKESSFITREGVSLSGIREAASSIGLDTYSLKVKLNELIERKEFFPCILHWNQNHFVVLRKIKKTFFSNKYYFHIADPAHGLMRISENFFLKSWYSGDSTGVVLFLLPTEEFMNKEPIVEDKISIKQIFPFLYPHKRKFIAIFFLLFAGSILTLAFPFLTQKLIDNGVNGKDMNYILLILSVQLAVFFGSISIDVIRNWLMLYVGSHLSISIISDFIKKILRLPIKFFDTKKRGDFIQRIQDNERIEEFLSSQSLTTFFSIITFIVFFGIFLYYDYRIFLVYIMLTIISLSWSFYWLKKRKILDYYRFQQRCEDQGSIYEIINGLTEMKLNKFEDFKLREWESIQQKLFKINLRILRIDQFQLSGFEFINQIKNIFVTFLAASYVVNGTMTLGQLLGVSYIIGQMNSPIQQLVIFFRSLQDAKLSLERLNEVQNHPTEYIENQKEISKEEHFFIDIKNVSFQYEGPKSPYVLKDIDFIIPESKITAIVGASGSGKTTLLKLLLKFYEPTKGELYVNSKNINSISARSLRDNCGVVMQDGFIFSDTIERNIATGDEFVDKERLLMAVKIANIENFISSLPLGYNTKIGASGNGLSGGQKQRILIARAVYKKPHYIFFDEATSALDADNEKIIHDNLQQFFKGKTVLIIAHRLSTVKNADQIIVLNKGKIAEIGNHKELVANKSDYFNLVKNQLELGN from the coding sequence ATGCCTTCTTTTCAATTCAAACATCAACATGATAAAATGGATTGTGGTCCAGCTTGTTTGAGTATGATAGCAAGTTATTATGGTAAAAATTATTCTCTAAAATATCTTAAAGAAAGCTCATTTATTACAAGAGAAGGAGTTTCTTTAAGTGGTATAAGAGAGGCCGCTAGTAGTATTGGTCTAGATACATACTCCCTTAAAGTTAAATTGAATGAACTTATTGAACGCAAAGAATTTTTTCCTTGTATATTGCATTGGAATCAAAATCATTTTGTGGTTTTAAGGAAAATAAAAAAAACTTTTTTTTCTAATAAGTATTATTTCCATATTGCAGATCCTGCACACGGTCTTATGAGAATTTCTGAAAACTTCTTTTTAAAATCTTGGTATTCAGGTGATAGTACTGGTGTGGTTTTGTTTTTACTTCCCACAGAGGAATTTATGAATAAAGAACCAATTGTAGAAGATAAGATAAGCATAAAGCAAATTTTCCCATTTTTGTATCCACATAAAAGAAAATTTATAGCAATCTTCTTTTTGCTTTTTGCCGGAAGTATTTTAACATTAGCTTTTCCTTTTTTAACGCAAAAATTAATTGATAATGGTGTCAACGGAAAAGACATGAATTATATTTTACTGATTCTGTCAGTTCAATTAGCGGTGTTTTTTGGTTCAATCTCTATTGACGTAATTCGAAATTGGTTAATGCTTTATGTTGGCTCTCATTTAAGCATTTCTATTATTTCAGATTTCATTAAAAAAATCCTTCGATTACCAATTAAGTTTTTCGACACTAAAAAAAGAGGTGATTTTATTCAGAGAATTCAGGACAATGAGAGAATAGAAGAGTTTTTAAGTTCTCAAAGTCTTACTACATTTTTTTCAATTATTACTTTTATAGTATTCTTTGGCATTTTCTTATATTATGATTACAGGATTTTTTTAGTATATATAATGTTGACAATTATATCTTTAAGCTGGTCTTTTTATTGGCTAAAAAAGAGAAAAATATTAGATTACTATCGTTTTCAACAAAGGTGCGAAGATCAGGGATCAATTTATGAGATCATTAATGGCTTAACAGAAATGAAACTTAATAAATTTGAAGACTTTAAACTTAGAGAATGGGAGTCAATACAACAAAAATTATTTAAGATAAACCTTAGAATTTTAAGAATAGACCAGTTTCAATTATCAGGCTTTGAGTTTATTAATCAGATTAAGAATATTTTTGTAACTTTTTTAGCCGCATCTTATGTAGTAAACGGAACGATGACTCTGGGGCAGTTATTGGGAGTTTCTTATATTATTGGACAAATGAACTCGCCAATTCAGCAATTGGTAATTTTTTTTCGTTCTCTTCAGGATGCAAAATTAAGTTTAGAACGATTAAATGAAGTTCAGAATCATCCCACTGAATATATAGAAAATCAAAAAGAAATTTCTAAGGAAGAGCATTTTTTTATTGATATCAAAAATGTATCATTTCAATATGAAGGACCAAAGTCGCCCTATGTTTTAAAAGATATTGATTTTATTATTCCCGAAAGTAAAATTACAGCAATAGTGGGGGCAAGCGGTAGCGGCAAAACTACATTGTTAAAATTACTATTAAAATTCTATGAACCTACAAAAGGAGAATTGTATGTAAATTCAAAAAACATTAATTCGATTTCAGCCAGAAGTTTAAGAGATAATTGTGGTGTAGTAATGCAGGATGGATTTATTTTTTCTGATACAATTGAAAGAAATATAGCAACGGGAGATGAATTTGTAGATAAAGAAAGGCTTTTGATGGCCGTAAAAATTGCAAACATAGAAAACTTTATTTCTTCTTTACCATTAGGATACAATACTAAAATTGGAGCTTCTGGAAATGGTTTGTCCGGTGGGCAGAAGCAACGAATTTTAATTGCACGGGCAGTATATAAAAAACCTCATTATATATTTTTTGATGAAGCGACAAGTGCATTAGATGCTGATAATGAAAAAATCATACATGATAATTTGCAGCAATTTTTTAAAGGTAAAACAGTATTAATTATTGCGCATCGTTTAAGTACTGTAAAAAATGCAGATCAGATTATTGTGCTCAACAAAGGCAAAATTGCTGAAATTGGTAATCATAAAGAACTGGTAGCTAACAAATCAGATTATTTTAATTTAGTTAAAAATCAGCTTGAATTAGGAAATTAA
- a CDS encoding outer membrane beta-barrel family protein, with protein sequence MSKIYISTFLLMIVPTSVFSQIKLTGKIVNQNESAIELAEIIVFDQDSTIIKSELSSSNGEFVLLIDSGKYFFQIKKIGIKTVQQNIDITQNIDLGIIRVNENKQNLDEVVVTSKKKVLERKIDRLVFNVESSIAATGGDVIDILKLTPRIKVQNDQIAMIGKSEMSVMIDDRLLKLTGDDLINYLRTLKAEQIKSIEVITNPPSKYNADGNSGIINIKTKKLKNDSWNSSIRSVYHQATYAKGETGISFNAKKNKITLNTNLTYANGSNAPVENRVINYPDISWKEEKNKRDYSNVFSTKLGLDYKITDKISTGFLYNGIRNKPSTKENILSTLSNLNSEGINSLLITNANNERNRISNSLNYNFIYKIDTVGKVLSLDFDYFDYKIDTQRFFETNTYSSDYVLMPSSFVSAFNVGNQKIKNYSFNIDMEHPTKLVNLNYGGRFSCINTNNGFSFFDIKNGNSIKDPLQSNEFLYKEDTQALYFSAQKELGEKWDSKFGLRLENTQTTGNSKTLYETHKVNYTKLFPTFYVSYTPNDNNSFSLNYGRRINRPDYNFLNPFVWIYSPYSFAVGNPFLQPSYSQNFEFEYAYKDSLISSFYFSYLENGFEEVAIINAATNVQKNIPQNFLTNKMAGFNQTIIIEPFQGVKINFYADVYYSSTSSKIPVTLDYLKSWNGEFSLSNDYTLNKKKTIVFNLSYIFATNGVDNLDTNTSFNQLNATLKVLLLEKKLNISLNGNDILSSSRTTYTSYSNDIKTSFRNYYDSRYFRLAIVYDFGKKFKTLENKNINEEEYNRTK encoded by the coding sequence ATGAGTAAGATTTACATTTCAACATTTTTGTTAATGATAGTTCCAACAAGTGTATTTTCTCAAATAAAATTAACAGGTAAAATTGTTAACCAAAATGAAAGCGCAATAGAACTTGCTGAAATAATTGTTTTTGATCAGGATTCTACAATTATTAAAAGTGAATTATCCAGTAGCAATGGAGAATTTGTTTTATTAATCGATAGTGGAAAATATTTTTTTCAAATTAAAAAAATTGGAATTAAAACAGTTCAACAAAACATTGATATTACTCAAAATATAGATTTAGGAATAATAAGGGTAAATGAAAATAAGCAGAACTTAGACGAGGTCGTTGTAACTTCAAAAAAGAAAGTTTTAGAACGAAAGATTGACAGATTGGTCTTTAATGTCGAAAGTTCTATTGCTGCAACTGGCGGAGATGTTATTGATATTTTAAAATTAACACCGAGAATAAAAGTTCAGAATGATCAAATTGCCATGATTGGCAAAAGTGAAATGAGCGTAATGATAGACGATCGATTATTGAAACTCACAGGCGATGACTTAATTAATTATTTAAGAACATTAAAAGCAGAGCAAATAAAAAGTATAGAAGTAATTACGAATCCACCTTCAAAATACAATGCAGACGGAAACAGTGGAATTATAAACATAAAAACTAAAAAGCTTAAAAATGACTCATGGAATTCTTCGATAAGGTCAGTTTATCACCAGGCAACTTACGCAAAAGGAGAAACAGGGATAAGTTTTAATGCAAAGAAAAACAAAATTACTTTAAATACAAATTTAACATATGCGAATGGCTCGAATGCACCTGTCGAAAATAGAGTAATTAATTATCCCGATATCAGTTGGAAAGAAGAAAAAAACAAAAGAGATTATTCAAATGTGTTTTCTACTAAACTGGGTTTAGATTATAAGATTACAGATAAAATATCTACAGGGTTTTTATATAATGGAATAAGAAATAAACCCTCAACAAAAGAAAACATTTTAAGTACATTAAGTAATCTTAATAGTGAAGGTATTAATTCTTTATTAATCACAAATGCAAATAATGAGCGAAATAGAATTTCAAATTCCTTGAACTATAATTTTATCTACAAAATAGATACAGTTGGTAAAGTTTTATCTCTTGATTTTGATTATTTTGATTATAAAATTGATACGCAGAGATTTTTTGAAACAAATACCTATTCAAGTGATTATGTGCTAATGCCAAGTTCATTTGTGTCAGCATTTAATGTAGGTAATCAAAAAATAAAAAACTATTCTTTCAATATTGATATGGAACATCCGACAAAATTGGTGAATTTGAACTATGGAGGAAGATTTTCTTGTATCAATACAAATAACGGATTTAGTTTTTTTGATATAAAAAATGGAAATTCTATAAAAGATCCTTTACAGAGTAACGAATTTCTTTATAAAGAAGATACTCAGGCATTATATTTCTCAGCGCAAAAAGAACTAGGCGAAAAATGGGATTCTAAATTTGGACTGCGTTTAGAAAATACTCAAACCACAGGAAACTCTAAAACATTATACGAAACTCATAAAGTAAATTATACAAAACTATTTCCAACATTTTATGTCTCATATACTCCAAATGACAACAATTCATTCTCTCTAAATTACGGAAGACGCATTAACAGACCAGATTATAATTTTTTAAATCCGTTTGTTTGGATTTATTCGCCATATTCATTTGCAGTTGGAAATCCATTTTTACAGCCTTCATATTCTCAAAATTTCGAATTTGAGTATGCATACAAAGATAGTTTAATTAGTTCATTTTACTTCTCATATCTAGAAAATGGATTCGAAGAAGTTGCAATTATTAATGCAGCAACAAATGTTCAAAAAAACATTCCTCAAAATTTCCTTACCAATAAAATGGCAGGTTTTAACCAAACGATAATTATTGAACCTTTTCAAGGTGTAAAAATAAATTTTTATGCTGATGTATATTACAGTTCAACCTCGTCTAAGATTCCAGTTACACTTGATTATTTAAAAAGTTGGAACGGAGAATTTTCATTAAGCAATGATTACACTTTAAATAAAAAGAAAACAATCGTTTTTAATTTGTCTTACATCTTTGCGACAAACGGAGTAGATAATTTAGATACCAATACAAGTTTTAATCAATTAAATGCAACACTCAAAGTTTTGCTTTTAGAAAAAAAATTAAATATATCACTCAACGGAAACGATATATTAAGTTCTAGCAGAACAACTTATACATCTTATTCAAATGATATTAAAACGTCCTTCAGAAATTATTATGACAGCAGATATTTCAGATTAGCAATAGTGTATGATTTTGGTAAAAAATTCAAAACGCTAGAAAATAAAAACATCAACGAAGAAGAATATAATAGAACAAAGTGA
- a CDS encoding GNAT family N-acetyltransferase, with protein sequence MELKWKIKPFEALNVNELYDVLKLRSEIFVVEQNCVYLDLDGKDKKALHLIGEYDGKTVAYVRLFDAGISFDNASIGRVVVDANYRDRKWGHDLMREAIAAIKSNFDKEAITIGAQLYLKKFYESHGFVQTSEMYLEDDIEHIEMQRNK encoded by the coding sequence ATGGAACTAAAATGGAAAATAAAGCCATTTGAGGCATTAAATGTAAACGAGCTATATGATGTGCTCAAATTAAGAAGTGAGATCTTTGTAGTAGAGCAAAACTGTGTTTATTTAGACCTTGACGGTAAAGACAAGAAAGCATTGCACCTGATTGGCGAGTACGATGGGAAAACAGTGGCGTATGTACGTTTGTTTGACGCAGGAATCAGTTTTGACAATGCTTCAATCGGACGTGTGGTGGTAGATGCCAATTACAGAGACCGAAAATGGGGACATGACCTAATGCGTGAAGCAATTGCTGCCATAAAATCGAATTTTGATAAAGAAGCCATAACCATTGGTGCGCAGCTGTATTTGAAAAAATTCTACGAGAGCCACGGATTTGTGCAAACCAGTGAAATGTATCTGGAGGACGATATTGAACACATAGAGATGCAACGCAATAAATAA
- a CDS encoding DUF1579 domain-containing protein, whose product MKNLIVTLLMLVVCFASCKKEEKTQVETGGVSDSTKTKEAVTEQPLDSAAQMKAWQAYATPGTPHKLMTDEVGTWNCDMTFWSEPNGKPEKATSTANIKMILGGRYQESNYQGTMMGQAFEGKSTLAYNNASKEYTTTFIDNMGTGMLVATGKYDESTKSMELKGDMVNPLNGKKTPYREIYTIVDAKTRKMEMFDVKNGEEFKSMEIIMKKK is encoded by the coding sequence ATGAAAAATTTAATTGTAACATTGTTAATGTTAGTAGTGTGTTTTGCGTCCTGTAAAAAAGAAGAGAAAACACAAGTTGAAACCGGTGGTGTTTCGGATAGTACTAAAACCAAAGAAGCAGTAACCGAACAACCGCTTGATTCGGCAGCACAAATGAAAGCCTGGCAGGCTTATGCAACTCCTGGAACTCCTCATAAATTAATGACAGATGAGGTTGGAACCTGGAACTGCGATATGACTTTCTGGTCAGAACCAAATGGAAAACCTGAAAAAGCCACTTCAACCGCGAACATCAAAATGATTCTTGGCGGACGTTATCAGGAATCCAATTATCAGGGAACGATGATGGGACAGGCTTTTGAAGGCAAAAGTACACTCGCTTACAACAATGCCAGTAAAGAATATACCACAACTTTTATCGATAATATGGGAACCGGAATGCTCGTGGCAACGGGTAAGTATGATGAAAGTACCAAAAGCATGGAACTGAAAGGAGATATGGTTAATCCGTTAAATGGGAAAAAAACACCTTATCGGGAAATTTATACCATAGTAGATGCTAAAACGCGCAAGATGGAAATGTTCGATGTAAAAAACGGGGAGGAGTTTAAGAGCATGGAAATTATTATGAAGAAAAAATAA
- a CDS encoding DUF4837 family protein, with amino-acid sequence MNKTHFLLLLLPLLFISCFKNEKQDEPVSGKTNSISVIIDDQLWYGEVGDSIRNKFASPVLGLTQEEPLFTINQYPARLLEGFVTDSRSIIVVKKATADKFEVTHSRSLPHNTFRIYGKSVDDIICSIELNSAQIIKIIRDTEIKKIQEDNSKSLLNQAVIKNKFHIDLQIPTGYEYMLHKKNFIWLKKDIISGNTSLLIYQIPIHSFEKSSNVIDNIIRMRDSVGSYIKGREPNTRMITGEAYAPYFSTITLDGKKAFETKGTWELKNDFMAGPFINYAIVDEMYKRILVIEGFCYSPSNEERDLMLDLEAIIKSVKIDKR; translated from the coding sequence ATGAATAAAACCCATTTTTTATTGCTGTTACTTCCGTTGCTCTTCATTTCGTGTTTTAAAAATGAAAAGCAGGACGAACCTGTATCCGGAAAAACCAATTCGATTTCTGTCATCATCGACGATCAGTTATGGTATGGCGAAGTAGGAGACAGCATTAGGAACAAATTTGCTTCACCCGTTTTAGGACTTACACAAGAAGAGCCTCTGTTTACTATTAATCAGTATCCGGCCCGTTTACTCGAAGGTTTTGTTACCGATAGCCGAAGCATAATTGTCGTAAAAAAAGCAACTGCTGATAAGTTTGAAGTAACCCACAGCAGATCATTACCCCATAACACTTTTAGAATTTACGGAAAATCAGTTGATGATATTATTTGCAGTATCGAACTCAATTCGGCGCAAATCATCAAAATAATCCGGGACACCGAAATCAAAAAAATCCAGGAAGATAACAGTAAATCCTTGTTGAATCAAGCTGTTATAAAAAACAAATTTCATATCGATCTGCAAATTCCGACCGGATATGAATACATGTTGCACAAAAAGAACTTTATCTGGTTAAAAAAGGACATTATAAGCGGCAACACCAGTTTGTTGATTTATCAGATCCCAATTCACAGTTTTGAAAAAAGTAGCAATGTAATTGATAACATTATCCGGATGCGCGACTCCGTTGGAAGTTACATCAAAGGCAGAGAGCCCAACACGCGTATGATTACGGGAGAGGCCTACGCCCCTTATTTTTCGACCATAACTTTAGATGGAAAGAAAGCCTTTGAAACCAAAGGAACCTGGGAGCTAAAGAACGATTTTATGGCCGGACCCTTTATCAACTATGCAATTGTAGATGAAATGTACAAAAGGATTTTGGTAATCGAGGGATTTTGCTATTCACCGTCAAATGAAGAACGTGATTTGATGCTGGATCTCGAAGCAATAATAAAATCGGTTAAAATCGATAAACGCTGA